From a single Longimicrobium sp. genomic region:
- a CDS encoding phage tail protein — MAQFSVNAQRFDPYKNFKFRVKWDGRYVAGVSKVSSLKRTTEVVEHREGGDPSTSRKSPGRTKYDAITLERGVTHDTEFEKWANKVWNYGSGLGAETSLKDFRKDLVIEFYNEAGQLALAYKVYRAWPSEYQALPDLDANANAVAIQHLKLENEGWERDYEVVEPTEPTFTEPAV; from the coding sequence ATGGCCCAGTTCAGCGTAAACGCGCAGCGCTTCGATCCCTACAAGAACTTCAAGTTCCGGGTGAAGTGGGACGGGCGCTACGTGGCGGGGGTGAGCAAGGTCAGCTCGCTCAAGCGCACCACCGAGGTGGTGGAGCACCGCGAGGGCGGCGACCCCAGCACCTCGCGCAAGTCGCCCGGACGCACCAAGTACGACGCCATCACCCTCGAGCGCGGGGTGACGCACGACACCGAGTTCGAGAAGTGGGCGAACAAGGTGTGGAACTACGGCTCCGGCCTGGGCGCCGAGACCAGCCTGAAGGACTTCCGCAAGGACCTGGTCATCGAGTTCTACAACGAGGCCGGTCAGCTGGCCCTGGCCTACAAGGTCTACCGCGCCTGGCCCAGCGAGTACCAGGCGCTCCCCGACCTCGACGCCAACGCCAACGCCGTCGCCATCCAGCACCTGAAGCTGGAGAACGAGGGGTGGGAGCGCGACTACGAGGTGGTGGAGCCGACCGAGCCGACGTTCACCGAGCCGGCGGTCTGA